One Micromonas commoda chromosome 5, complete sequence genomic window, TCTGAATCCTGACGAAAACGCCCCCCTCGTCGACCAGGATGCGCCTCCGACGGTCTTCTCCGAATCTCGAGCGTtgaagctcgcgcgcgacatgGAAGCAGGGGGACCTCGACCCGCGGGCTCCCACGCGGAGGCCAGGGCGTTCGATCTCATCCGCCAAGAGCTGAGGACgatcgaggcgacgcgaccgaacgtgggggacgacggcgacgaccaaCTCGAaatcgacgtcgtcgagcactCTCACAGCGGCCAGTTTCCGCTGCACGTCGGCGGGGATCCGCGGCACGAGCAGCTCATGGTGTACGAAaacctcgcgtccctcgcgataCGCATCCGGAGGCGCGATGACTCCGTCCCACCAGACGCCAAGGAGAGGGAGAGGACCGCGTTGCTCGTgagcgtccacgtcgactCTGTTCACGTCTCGCCGGGGGGTTCGgacaacgcggcgagcgcggcggtggccgtcgagctcgtcagaaacgtcgtcgccgacgccgtcgcgctgtTCGGCGCGGAGGAAGGCGCGAAGGAAGGCGACGAGTCGTCCaatcgcggcgctctcgtcgTGATATTTTCctcgggcgaggaggacggcctCGTGGGCGCGCACGGGCTCGCGACCAGCCACCCGTGGTTTCCCCAGATCGGCTTCTCCGTCAACCTCGAAGCCATGGGCAACGGCGGACCGCATCGAATGTTTCAGGCCACGCCGGGTGTCCTGACGTCCAGGTTCCTGCGGATGTGGTCGGACGCTTCTAGAAAACCAGTCGgaaccgtcgtcgcgtccgacgtcttcgccgcgggtctcaTCGCGTCCGACACGGATCACAGGATATTTCGCGATttcggcgacgtcccgggGATCGATTTCGCGTGGGTCGAACGCACCCAGGCGTACCACACCCCGAGGGACACGCTCGCGCTGGTGAGACCGGGAACGGCGCAGGCGTCGGGCGATAACCTCCTCGGGTTTGTCCGGCGATTTCTGCGGGAGCCGCCCCGAATGAgcggccacctcggcggcggcgtgtcgAAGCTGCGCAAACGCGGGCGATACGGCAAAAGGCAGCAGGGTCACGCGTACGTGTGGTTCAAtccgccgcacgcgtcgtcgtacgtGATGTTGCCGTtgcccggcgacggcgcgaagagACCcgtgtacgccgccgccgtcttcatCGCGTTTCAGATTGTGAGGGGCGCTTTCCAGACGAAAACAGTCCCTTCCCGGAGGGACATCTTTCACgtgtgcgtcgtcgtcccgctGGCGATCGTCGGGTGCGGTGCGGCCACTTTCTCGGGgccgatcgtcgcggccgtgTTCGccccggagacggcgcgtcgagcctttggatcgccggcgccgtgggcgtcgtcgccgttttCGCTCGTGTGCCTGTCGACGATACCGGGAGCGATCGCCTCCCTCCTGACGTTCCGGGCGTTGTTCGTGCTGCTCAGACGCATGAAGAGACGGGCGCTGCGAGACATCGCGGATGAacgcacggcgcggaggaagaaggacgacgacgcgaacgtcgccggtgactcaccggaCGGCGACTCacaggacggcgacgggctcaCAGCCGCCGGACGGGTCACGGCGGATGATTCCGGCGAGTGGACCGTCCtcgcgggcacggcggccGTGTTCATCGCGACGGCAGCCAAAggcatcgacgcgggggtggcgagtTCCTACGTGGTCCTCAtacccgcgacgtcgcttTTCGTCTTGCTCGCGAGACCTGCGCTCGGCGTTTTCTTGTCGCCGAAGCGAACCGgcctgggcgccgcgcctccttcgccgacgtcggtggcgtccgcgctgctCGTTCCGCTGTACATCTTCTTCCCGGTCTATTGCGTCCTGCTCGACGTGATGCACGGCATGACCGGGCGGACCCGCGTACCAAaaacgtccgccgcgtcgcgcgcgttttCCGAATACACCAACGACGCCGTCTGCGGTGAGTTTATCATATTTTGATCTTTGTTCCGGGTATGGGCATTTAGAATGACGTGCTTTTTTTTGTTTACAGGCttcgtcgccggatcgatCTGCGTGTTCCTATCCCCGATGTTCGCCTCGGTGGCGAGGCGAGGTGGGATattcgcgccgacgatcgccgcgctgctcgcgacGTGGATCCTCGCggtgtccgcgacggcgctcgtcggcgctcgttggtccttcgccggcgtcgattTTTCCCCGGGTCCCGCGCAGTGGTCCGCAGATTATCCGCAGCAGATCATCCTCAGCaccgtcgtgcgcgcgggttcgcccgCGTCTGctctcgtcgcgctcatTCCCGCGGGTCCGGGGTCCATCCAACCCCTCGCGGAAGCcatcgcgaggcgcgcgaggggtaAAGTTCCCGGGCTGCGGGTGAcatgcgacgacgacgaatcaACGATGATCGACTTGGCGACGTTCGGCACGGCGTCGCAGGGCGCGTGCGTGGTCACCTCCGACGCGCTCTCCTCCGAACTTTACCgactcggcgtcgacccccCGTCCCCTCGCTTCGCGGAGCCGTCGCTGACGACGTCCCAGTCGAGGCTCATCgtgcccggcgcggacggatccgcgtcttcgtcggcggcggcggcggtgcggctatcgctcggcggcgccgggcggtgGGCCATCGGGATCgaccgcgcgtgcgcgcggcgggtcgcggtggtccccgacgacggcgacggcgacgacgcgcgatggGGGAAAgatccgccggcgcccggaGACGAggcgtggcgcgcgacgatgttcggcggcggcgcgggtcgcgggACGGGCAGGGCGAGGTACGCGGTGTTTGGCACTAGTGGCGGGAAGTCGGGGATGAACTACACCATCTGGCTCGAGTTGAGGGCTCCTCCTTCGAACGGGGTCGGGtacccgcgggcggcgtgcgtcgacgcggtcgtcgctCGGGCGGATAGGGATTGggagacggagacggcgagggcggtgcgGGAGGCGATGCCGGTTTGGGCGCAGACGTTTGCGAAGATGCACACGCCGCTCAagctcgcgcacgtcgtTTCAGCCTCAGTCTGAGAGTCGCGACATCGCTCGCTTTGAGTGTCATCATCGTGACGTTGCTCGCTTTGAGTGTCATCGTCGTAACATTGCTTGCTTTGAGTGTTATTATCGCGACTCATCGCCCATTCTGTGACTGCATCGCGCGGTGCTGCGCGTGCATGTGCTTCACCTGCGACTCGACGTACTGCCCGAGTCgcttctcgagcgcggcgctggagatgGGCATCTGCCTATCCTTCCACTGGGCCCTCTCCTTTTCCACGATGGAGTTGGCGAGCTTCGCCACGAGCCTGTCGTAGTTTGCTCCCGGGATGTACAGCGGGTGCGACTCGGTGCGATACGTCACCATCGCCCACGCCATCATCTTGGACACGTCGTCCATGAACGTCTCCGACAGCGGCGTGTTCCACTGCGAAgccaccgtcggcgcgcgctgcgGAAGCGGCTGCtgcttcggcgccgccgccgacctcggcgcgggggcgcccaCGCCCATCCCCGGAGGCGCGGAGATCCCGCCCGGCCCGCCCATCCCCGGAGGCGCGGAGATCCCGCCCGGCCCGCCCATccccggcggggcggggggaaCGTCTCGGTcacgcacgacgccgccccagccgccgcgagaatCTTCAACCCTGGCGCGCTTGCCccccggggcgtcgtcccATCGATCGCGCTTACCGCCCGGGGCGATGGAGGACAGGGAGGACGGGGCGggtgcgccgacgccggagtGCGCGGTTtgagcggcggggcgcgcgtaCGGCTGCGACGCCGGGCAGTCCCTGACGACGTGCCCGAAAccgccgcacccgcggcACCGCCGAGCGGGGcagtcgcggacgaggtgcCCGATCTCGCCGCACGCGTGGCATGGCTTTCCGGCGGACCGGTCGGGGTACCCCGACCCCGGGGTGGGGTGCTCGGACCACTTGGACCCGCTCGTGGGACCGATGGACCCGCCGCTGGCGAccgatcccgccgcgaaTCCATCCGGACCCCATCCGGAACTGCCGGACCTGCGCATCTGCGGCGTGGCGTAGTCGGCATCCGCGGGCTTGCGCTCGCCGCATCTGAAGCACGCCGCCTTGGACGCGAACACCACGCCGCACCCCTTGGGGCAGTGCCAGTCCCCGGGGCGGAAGTTGCCGTtgggggtggacgcgggcggggcgggcgccaaCGGGGGTCTGCTCGGGGTGTTCCCCGGCAAGTGGGGTCTGCTCGGGGTGCTCCCCGGGGGCGGTCCCCCGACTATAGGctgtgcggcggcggaaccggcgggtgacgcgccgtagtatccgccgccggcgcccctcgccgcgtacggcgggggaggggcgttcgagccgccgccctgagcgccgaacgcgggggAGACGCGGCCGGGGGTGACGCCGTAcccgccggcggaggcgatggcgtcctggtcgagcttggcgcaaaacccggcggcgagacccCGCAGGCCCGAGTCGGGCGATCGCCTCAGGTCCGCGAGAGCCTGCGCGAGGGTACCTCTGGCGGTGCGCGCCTTGACCACCCCGTCCTTGACCAGCCTCGGGGAGTTGGTCATGATGTTGTCGATGATCTTGATGATCTTGCGAAGGATGGGGACGTAGTCTgggcccgcgcccgcgcctcccaaCTTGTGCACGCAAACCTGAAACGCCTGCAGCAAGCCGTACTCCACCAGGTCCGCCTGCGTCTTCGGATTCGTGGTgagcgcgaccgcctcgagaAGCAGTCCGAGGTCTCGCTGGGAGACGTCCGGGACGCCCTCCTTGGTCACAAAGTACGCGAGGTTGAAGAGGTGTATGCACTCCTTGCCGCATCGAGAGTTACGCAGCGCGCCGGACTTACCGCGCAGACGCTCCATCTTGACGTCAACCTCAGACCTGcgcgccccgagcgcgtAGGTCCCGTAGTTCGAAGGGAggagcccgccgccttggccagATCCCACGCGCTTGAgccccgccgaggagcccgaCCTGCGGACGCCGGAGCCCACGCCGGACCttcgcccgcccccgcccccgccgccgcccccgcccccgcccgacgatttacgcgcgcgcgcctcctcgcgctccttctcccgTCGGGCCCTCGCGatctccccgtccccgtcgtaatcgtcgtcgtcgttgccGTACACGTCCTTGGGCTTccatcgcgcgacgtcgtcgcccgatccgcgacgagctcgaatCCTCTCCCGCATCTTAGCAGTCctgccctcctcctcctccttctcgatgGCCGCCTCGTCAGCCTCGAGCATCACCGGGTCGGGATCCAGGTCGggatcgaacgcgtcgatgtcgtcgtcgctgtcgtcgtctttgccgccttcgtcgtcctTGGGAGCGCCGATCCAACCGCCGCACCTGCTGGTGCCGCAGAAGCACTTGATCGGGTTGTCCCCGTAACGCTCAAAGTTGTAGTCGAACGTCAgctcgtctccggcgtcgatgtcggtGAGCGCGTATATGCCGATGCAAAGCTCGCCGTTCACCATCCACTTCTGCGTCTCGCAGTTGGGATCGCACGAGTGGTTGAGGAAGCGACCCGCGTTGcctcgctccgccgcgtcgataGTCTCCGAAGAAGACAGGGTCATAAAGTAGTAGTGTCTCCTGCCCTCATCGTCGTACCTCGCCTTTCTCGACCTGTACTCGTCTTCGTGCAACACCTCGCCGATGTACTCGATGATGAACTGCCCTTTCTTAAGCGCTTGCTTGGTGAACAGGCCGTGGCCCTTGCGGCCGGTGCGCTGGATGTCGAGCTTCGCGTAGTCCTTCTTCTGAAACTTTTGGTTCTGGcacccgtcgccgcacgGGCAAAACGCTGGATCGCACTCGACGAGCACGTCCCTGTTGATGCAGTCGGGGCCGCATCCCTTACCCGTCTCCGGGTCCGGAACGCACGCGCATATgagcacgtcgtcctccgtcACGCTCTTAGGCTCGCGGTGCGTGAAGATGTTGCGGTGGATCCTGTGCCAGATGTTCTTCGACGCCTTTGCGTCTTGGCGCCCGAACTTAtccacctcggcggcctcCTGCCTGgcctcctgcgcggcgagaaggATGTCGATCTCGTCGTTGTCGATCTCTTGGGGAGCCTCGCAGTTGGCGAACTTCGGGTCGTTGTTCAGGGAGCAGAACCTGCGCGGGAGAGGAGGgaggcgcgatcgcgcgcgaagCGAAGTTAGCTAtcggcgtccggcgcgggcgcgaagtCCCGATCGGCTGGTCGCGATCTCGGACGAGCCCGAGAGGAATGCGTTGACGAGTGGCGGGAGTTTGCCCGGATCGAACaggtcgaggcgcgcgatcggtGGCCGACGGCACCCGGGGAAGAAAAGCGATTCGGATCTTTCAAagtggaggcggcgggtgcggtgGACGCACCACTGGTCGTTGTCGCCAAGACGTTCGGAGACGTAGTTGGGGACCCTTCGCCACACCTCGCAGGAGTCGCATTGCACCCACGTGTCGGTGGTCAGCGGCTCCAGCAGCGCTTGAAGCGCAGGCGAGTGGGTGGGCATGACGAAGCCAAGTCAGCGGCGTGCCGCCTCCTTCGCTTTTTGGCGGACGCTCAGCGGAGCTCGATCCGTCCCTGATACGAGGGTGGAGTATCAAGGGACGAGAAGTTGGCGCGGGTTAGGGTGTCTcgaccaccgcgacgcgttgGGTCGGGATCGACGGGGCTCCGAGGGATCTCCTTGGGGCTCCTTgggtccgcgtcgaggagtgGCCCGTCCGAGAGCCAAACGGTTCGGTTTGAAAATTTTGGATTTTTCCGAGCGCAGCTGTTGGTCAGGTTGGTTGTGAGTTGCGTTGTCGAGGGCGTGTTtgcccgcgtcgaggtgtGCGTTGACATTCTTCTCTACGGGTACCGCTACTTACCCTTCGTTTTCCTTTTGGCGAGCTTGCGCTCCCTCTCCTGGgccgccctctccgcctcgagtTGACTCCTGCTCTtcgggtccgcgcgcggcgccggcagAGTcttcgaaggcggcggcggcggcggcggctcaaCCGACGGCTCAACCGACGGCTCAAccgacgcctcggcgacgatctcCAGCGGCaacctcggcctcgacgcgggcgacgccatcggcggcTTCGAAGGCGACCACGTCACGCTGACGCCCccagcctccgtcgcgcctcggGCCAGCGCGGCCACGTCCCTGAGCCTGCGGATCGCGTCTTTCGTCTCGTGGGCCCTCGGACTATGGGCGCCGGCTccgagcctcgcgtcgactCCGGCGTCGTGGGTTAAGCCGGGATTGAACCATCCCGGGGGCttcggcgctggcgaggcgGCCGGGGTCATCGCCGGCGTGACGTAGAACGACGTCCCGTCGATCGatgacgcgtccgccgcgtcggcgagtcgCCTCGATCCGTCCAGGTTGAGGGGCTCGAGGTACACCGCcgattcgtcgtcggcggcggcgtcaaacTTTTCCACGGGGGACGGCTCCGCGGACTCGTCGAAAGCCTCCCCGCTCGGTCCCGGCTCggtgtcgacgtcgacgtcgacggcgctcgTGCCGAGGTCCGTTCCGGAATAAAACCCCACTCCCGTCCAGGCGAACAGGTACTTGTTCTCCATCATGTTTTCCCACCTCAAGCCGTACCAGTCGGCGACCGAGTCGAAATCCGGCCTCGCGCGAAGGTGCTTCATCATCCTGCCGCACCTCGAACGAGCCGCCGCTTCGATGCAGGGGCCGACGTAAGACAGAGAGTGGTTCGCGAACTTGACGTGCGTGtcgagtcgtcgccgcgccttcAATCTGGCCAGCGCGAGTCgcctcgccttctccgccgggGTGGTCCCCGGGCCGATGAATCGCCCCCCGTGCCAAACCCCGCCCTGCGTCTGCTGCTGCGACTCGATGTACTTGAGCATGGGTCGACGAAGCGATCGCATCTCCCGCATGAACTCGTACCACACGGCGAACGTGATCGCCACCCGTCGCATGGCGTTTCTGCCCGAAGTTCTCTTGCGCTCGGCGAAGGTGACGCGAATATCGCGGCGCCACTCCACCCAAGCCCTCAGAATCTTgacgtcgcgatggcgcaccgccgccatccaCTGATTcctcgcgcggacgacgtcgcgcgcgttggcGGACCAGAGCACCATCGTCCGGACGcaccgtccccgcgcgtccatGCCCTCCGCCCGGACGTGGAGCGCGTCCCTGTGTCCGCGctgcgccgtcgtcgacctcAAAAGCTTGAGcatcgccgtccgcgtctgAAACCGACGCCTCATCCCCGCGGACTTGGCCAGCGCCCCCGCGTtgaacctcgccgtcgccgcggtgacgtgccACCACGCGTCGtacaccctcgcgcgcttccTCCGCGTCATGACGTCGAAtcgatccgccgcgatgTCCCGCGACTCGACAAAATGAGCCCGAAACGCTCGCATCGTCCGCCTGagtcggacgcgtcggacaAACGCGAGCatggcgtccatcgcggggccgtactcggcgagcgccaccgcgaccgCGTTTTTCCACGTCGCGAACCGCCTGGCGACGTgtgcgacgtcggcgtccgctcccacggcgtcgagaaGCGCCCGGTGACTTttccccgcgtcgacgaaggTGCGAAAAGCGGCGGACGCTCGCTCGTGTCGCCACTGCAGGCACGCCAGTCTGACGAGCTCgtacgaggcggcgatgtgcgcggcgcggcgacgccactCGGCGAAGGCCGCCCGCGTGATCCGCGCcatccgcgcggtcgccctggcctccgcctcttcgccggcggcgatggcggcgtcggcgaagcgTGCCCAGTTGCCGAGCGAGCGGCTCAGCACCTTGCGCCTCCACCCGGAATCCGCGAACTCGAGCCActcccgctcgcgtcgcgtgtCGGCGGCGAAACGACGCCACTGCTGCAGCATCGACCCGGCGCACACGCGGAACCATCgtgtcgccgcctcctccccttTCGttcgctcctccgccgcgtacaCTCTCCACTGCGTAAACGCCGGGAGCAAACCCCTTCGGCGATACTGCTCCAACGCAAAAGCCACGCTCTCGCGCACGCTCTTACCGCACGCCACCTTGTCGCGCCACCTGGACAGGAGCCTGCCCTTGGTCCTCCGACGGTTTCGCGCCGCGTACGTCTCGGTGACGATCCTGTCCCggcggtgcgtcgccgcccatctcgcccaccgcgacaggcacgtcgcgcgccttcgccgagcGAACcgggcatccgccgccgccgtcgcagaCGCCACAGCCGTGtgccgcgccgtctccgccctccacgcgctgagcgccgcggcggcgtggtttCGCATCCAGTCGCGAACGTCCCacaggtccgcgccgcgaagcgattccatctcctcctcgttccTGAGCGCCTCGTGTTCCCGTTCGATAGCCGCGATGTTGAGCGGCGagaggggcgacgggggagggTGAGGGTTAGGGTTCGTCCCGTCTCGGTGtcccgcggccatcgccgtcgtcgtcgtcgtcgtcgtcgtgggcgagccgaacgcgtcgcccgaaCCCGGGGgcttccccgcggcgagctcgagggatGCGGCGAGTTCAAAGGTGagcgccgtcctcgacctcgtcggcgtcggcgcgagggcggagggacacggcgagagcgacgaccTGCCCGCGCGCctgtccgccgcctccatcgccctccaggcgcgcctcgccaccgcgcgcggggtttgctcccgcgcgcgggccagcgcggcgagctcggccgccttctccgccagGACCCGCCTCTCCCTCGCGACCCTCTCGAGCGACGTTTCTCgccacgccctcgcgcacctcgccaccgtcctcgccctccagTGGCAGTCCGCCCACcactccgccaccgcgtcctcgccgtatCGGGACCGGCCCGCTGCTTGGGAGACTAGGCCCGATttcaccgcgctcgacgagacgGCGTCGCTCAGCCTCGCGTTGACGAGGTTCaaccgctcgagcgcggatttgtcttcgtcttcgtcgtcttcgtcgtcgtcgcggcgcgtgctCTGGTCATCGTAGCGCCCCCCGGGATCcatctccgtcgcgccgggcgttCGGAGGTCGATGAGGTCGCCGGGGGattccgcgcggcggtcctcggcggcgtgggacggcgcgacgaagggCGAGAACGGCttccaacgcggcgacgggttcgtctccgtcgcggcgaatgTCGTTGACGTCGGCACGATCGTCCGATTTGCGAAAGTCGCGCTCGTCTTCGAAGCCGCGCGGACGGTCTCCTCGCCGAACCTGAGc contains:
- a CDS encoding predicted protein, giving the protein MSALLPGGSMSEWESWVTEAEDQLATVRVMSPAPARPSALGPARPGAAAIFQIGPAAPTTTRPESAARGFADEREVEQWAAAARRLRFGEETVRAASKTSATFANRTIVPTSTTFAATETNPSPRWKPFSPFVAPSHAAEDRRAESPGDLIDLRTPGATEMDPGGRYDDQSTRRDDDEDDEDEDKSALERLNLVNARLSDAVSSSAVKSGLVSQAAGRSRYGEDAVAEWWADCHWRARTVARCARAWRETSLERVARERRVLAEKAAELAALARAREQTPRAVARRAWRAMEAADRRAGRSSLSPCPSALAPTPTRSRTALTFELAASLELAAGKPPGSGDAFGSPTTTTTTTTAMAAGHRDGTNPNPHPPPSPLSPLNIAAIEREHEALRNEEEMESLRGADLWDVRDWMRNHAAAALSAWRAETARHTAVASATAAADARFARRRRATCLSRWARWAATHRRDRIVTETYAARNRRRTKGRLLSRWRDKVACGKSVRESVAFALEQYRRRGLLPAFTQWRVYAAEERTKGEEAATRWFRVCAGSMLQQWRRFAADTRREREWLEFADSGWRRKVLSRSLGNWARFADAAIAAGEEAEARATARMARITRAAFAEWRRRAAHIAASYELVRLACLQWRHERASAAFRTFVDAGKSHRALLDAVGADADVAHVARRFATWKNAVAVALAEYGPAMDAMLAFVRRVRLRRTMRAFRAHFVESRDIAADRFDVMTRRKRARVYDAWWHVTAATARFNAGALAKSAGMRRRFQTRTAMLKLLRSTTAQRGHRDALHVRAEGMDARGRCVRTMVLWSANARDVVRARNQWMAAVRHRDVKILRAWVEWRRDIRVTFAERKRTSGRNAMRRVAITFAVWYEFMREMRSLRRPMLKYIESQQQTQGGVWHGGRFIGPGTTPAEKARRLALARLKARRRLDTHVKFANHSLSYVGPCIEAAARSRCGRMMKHLRARPDFDSVADWYGLRWENMMENKYLFAWTGVGFYSGTDLGTSAVDVDVDTEPGPSGEAFDESAEPSPVEKFDAAADDESAVYLEPLNLDGSRRLADAADASSIDGTSFYVTPAMTPAASPAPKPPGWFNPGLTHDAGVDARLGAGAHSPRAHETKDAIRRLRDVAALARGATEAGGVSVTWSPSKPPMASPASRPRLPLEIVAEASVEPSVEPSVEPPPPPPPSKTLPAPRADPKSRSQLEAERAAQERERKLAKRKTKGK
- a CDS encoding predicted protein, with translation MSASIVDDFRHRVAEAEALRSRLDRLELDRDSELGRILRRRRADEAHSPAGLRPHPSTAHSPISPSLTRLHGSPGRDIYTEDGYRASWTATSPLSSGLDSLGSPSPSPSSAGWHSRSPASRPRSLPGSDIFAERSGLNEDPSPPRWNDATIPPRGAMNPSLDPDARERRSRQSSHHHHDDDDDDDDARWDIAPRPDRDDRARHLEPSPRRPNRGKKSTTARRTPSLSSLLRRTTESHLSTWEPVESAPASIDPGGERPVGPRSPGRRVKPRWKHAGGPARSTGPALSSLTTPRDVDPVVDALERRMGLVPGFSPGESSPTANAALHDPIRNGPRRRPPSAFATRRRERTSVAALGRCRPPDRLTFSCAMKATEKWETARAREAAEKEAKEEANKRRLFPGGARGRLDGDGSPPGRNGRRNGREEHERRRGGGVEGAVVGGFSPRFFPGPSKRGLMPPFFRSPGADVDGSPKGSPKGSPSPAAIGAGLERAELGYGWKTTPESSEWMIWTWNQPVLIPDDDYSRGRNPEADCATIGRAMNDTNRVIVAWALIALACSSGWYLDRRLPTPVAEDAPPTVFSESRALKLARDMEAGGPRPAGSHAEARAFDLIRQELRTIEATRPNVGDDGDDQLEIDVVEHSHSGQFPLHVGGDPRHEQLMVYENLASLAIRIRRRDDSVPPDAKERERTALLVSVHVDSVHVSPGGSDNAASAAVAVELVRNVVADAVALFGAEEGAKEGDESSNRGALVVIFSSGEEDGLVGAHGLATSHPWFPQIGFSVNLEAMGNGGPHRMFQATPGVLTSRFLRMWSDASRKPVGTVVASDVFAAGLIASDTDHRIFRDFGDVPGIDFAWVERTQAYHTPRDTLALVRPGTAQASGDNLLGFVRRFLREPPRMSGHLGGGVSKLRKRGRYGKRQQGHAYVWFNPPHASSYVMLPLPGDGAKRPVYAAAVFIAFQIVRGAFQTKTVPSRRDIFHVCVVVPLAIVGCGAATFSGPIVAAVFAPETARRAFGSPAPWASSPFSLVCLSTIPGAIASLLTFRALFVLLRRMKRRALRDIADERTARRKKDDDANVAGDSPDGDSQDGDGLTAAGRVTADDSGEWTVLAGTAAVFIATAAKGIDAGVASSYVVLIPATSLFVLLARPALGVFLSPKRTGLGAAPPSPTSVASALLVPLYIFFPVYCVLLDVMHGMTGRTRVPKTSAASRAFSEYTNDAVCGEFIIF
- a CDS encoding set domain protein (Predicted histone H3 lysine 36 histone methyltransferase. ChromDB ID: SDG20122); protein product: MPTHSPALQALLEPLTTDTWVQCDSCEVWRRVPNYVSERLGDNDQWFCSLNNDPKFANCEAPQEIDNDEIDILLAAQEARQEAAEVDKFGRQDAKASKNIWHRIHRNIFTHREPKSVTEDDVLICACVPDPETGKGCGPDCINRDVLVECDPAFCPCGDGCQNQKFQKKDYAKLDIQRTGRKGHGLFTKQALKKGQFIIEYIGEVLHEDEYRSRKARYDDEGRRHYYFMTLSSSETIDAAERGNAGRFLNHSCDPNCETQKWMVNGELCIGIYALTDIDAGDELTFDYNFERYGDNPIKCFCGTSRCGGWIGAPKDDEGGKDDDSDDDIDAFDPDLDPDPVMLEADEAAIEKEEEEGRTAKMRERIRARRGSGDDVARWKPKDVYGNDDDDYDGDGEIARARREKEREEARARKSSGGGGGGGGGGGGRRSGVGSGVRRSGSSAGLKRVGSGQGGGLLPSNYGTYALGARRSEVDVKMERLRGKSGALRNSRCGKECIHLFNLAYFVTKEGVPDVSQRDLGLLLEAVALTTNPKTQADLVEYGLLQAFQVCVHKLGGAGAGPDYVPILRKIIKIIDNIMTNSPRLVKDGVVKARTARGTLAQALADLRRSPDSGLRGLAAGFCAKLDQDAIASAGGYGVTPGRVSPAFGAQGGGSNAPPPPYAARGAGGGYYGASPAGSAAAQPIVGGPPPGSTPSRPHLPGNTPSRPPLAPAPPASTPNGNFRPGDWHCPKGCGVVFASKAACFRCGERKPADADYATPQMRRSGSSGWGPDGFAAGSVASGGSIGPTSGSKWSEHPTPGSGYPDRSAGKPCHACGEIGHLVRDCPARRCRGCGGFGHVVRDCPASQPYARPAAQTAHSGVGAPAPSSLSSIAPGGKRDRWDDAPGGKRARVEDSRGGWGGVVRDRDVPPAPPGMGGPGGISAPPGMGGPGGISAPPGMGVGAPAPRSAAAPKQQPLPQRAPTVASQWNTPLSETFMDDVSKMMAWAMVTYRTESHPLYIPGANYDRLVAKLANSIVEKERAQWKDRQMPISSAALEKRLGQYVESQVKHMHAQHRAMQSQNGR